Within Deinococcus actinosclerus, the genomic segment CTCCAGCAGACCCCTATTACGCAGCAGGATGCATTGTGCGGGGTGGCACATACAGCTACAACGGACTGGACGGCCTCAGCATGAGCACGCCGGGAGGACGCGCGGAAGGTATCACAGCCCTCCACAACGGTCAGGGCGACACCGTCCAAAGCCTCAGTATTGGCGCAGCGGGGATCTACTACCTGGCTGGAGCTGATACGACCATTACCGGGTGCACGGCGGCATACAACAGCGGTAACGGCATCGATACCGGTCCCAACTCATCGTTAGTTCCGCGCGTCAAGATCCTGAACAACACCTGCTTCAGCAACGGCAGCGCTGGAATTCAGGCAGATGACGTGGCGGGCGTCGTGATCGAGGGCAACACCTGTTTCAACAATGGCCAGAGGGGGTTCAACAATCAGAAGGCGGGGATCATCCTGGCCAGTTTCGGACAGGTACAAGGGGCGACGATCCGGAACAACCGCTGCTATGACGACCAGGGCAACGCCCAAACGCAGACCTGGGGTCTGGGTGTCGGCACATCGCTCACCGGCGGATTCTCGATCTCCAATCTGCTGATCGAGGGCAACGACTTCGCAGGTAACAAACTTGGGGCGATTGGCAGCGACGCTCCATCGGCGCCCTACGGATTGGTCACCAGTGGATACATCAGTGCCCGCCGGAATCTGGGACATCTGCCGAATGCTGTGCTCCCTGCGGGGAATACTGCACTGAACCCCATCAACGAGTACATGTTCATAACTCCTCAGGGTGCGGGCAGCACCATCACCTTCATCACGCCGGGCCGTCAGGGCGACATGCTCATCCTGAAATCACTAGGGAACACCGTGACGTTGAAGGCGACAGGCGGCAACCTTGCCTTAATGGGAGGTACAGATAAGGCGCTTGGAGCGGGACAGACAGCCACACTCCTCTACGATGGTGGGGCATGGAGCCAAGTTGCTGGTGGGTAATGATCGTGCTCTTGGCACTAGGCGGGTCTGTTGGCGCCTGTGACGTTGCGGTTGTAGGTGACAGCACGGCCGAAGAGGACATCCTGACCGTGCCAGGTCTGACCTGGGTAGCTCAGTGGCGCAGCAGCCTGACTGACACCGAAATCTGCAATTTCGCGCTGGGAGGCCGGAGTCTCGCCCACTTCGTGAAACCGCACTTCCTCGGGGCGACGGCTGAACCGGAGCAATGGTGGGAAGGGTTCGGTCCCAGGCATCCTGGGGATCGGTCATGGATTATCCCCGGAAAATCGTGGATGACCACTGTCCGGGACAGTCATCCACGCACCTTAGTGATGGCCTGGGGCCTGAACGAAATCTGGGAGGGTGCAGCCGATGGATCCTTCGTGACCATGTACAGGGACCGGCTGCGCTCGGTCGTTACACAGACCCGAGCGTGGCAGCCGGCCCCGCGCATTGTGCTGCTCACCAGCTTGGAGCTGCAGCCTGATCCGGCAGTAATGGAGGCTGTTCCTCCCAGTCGCTTGGCCGCCATCAACGATGTGACCAGGCAAGTCGCTGCCGAATCAGGGTCGATGCTGATTGACGTCAACAGAGCCTGGCGGGCGTACCCGAAACCATCTCGGCTGCTTGACAAATCGATGGGTGGTAACGGCATCAGCCACCCATCGACTCTGGGTCATCTCCTCATCTCGCGGATCGTCATGCTGAGTCCGTTACTTCCAATTTCTCACCACTGAGTCGAGATCTTCACTGACACCGCCCCAGCCTCTCCGGCCCTGGGGCGGTTCCTATTCACCCCAGCCAATCAAGCGAGCCTATCTGCGAATACTCATAAGAATTTCATTTGTAATGCGTCTGACACGCAGCCCAGATGATCCGTTCTAGAATCCTAAACGAACCTTAATCTAGTTGATTCCGGAGGACCCATGATCCTGACCACCATCGCCCTCATCCTGGGCGCGACGTACTACTTCGTCCATTCCGTGGCCCAACGCGAGACGCCCCCCATCACGCCAGAGGAGCAGCTCGAGTTCCGCACGGCACTCTCCCGCAAGCACACCGTCTGAGCACGCGCGCCCCCTGTCCGTAAGCCGCCCCCTGTGGGGCGGTTTTCCATTGGAGCCCACCATGCCAGCACAACGAACGCGCGGCCCGCCTGGAGGGCATGGGCCGCGAATCACTTCCGGGTCTCAGTTCCACGCTGCTGACCCGGCCCATACCAGATCACGCTTTCTCCCCGCGTCCCAACGATTCCCGTTGGGGCGTTCTTCATCTCACCAGGAGACTCATGGATAAACCTTCCGTTCCTCCCCTCTGGGTCCTCGCCTTCGGTGCGGCTGGCCTCGGCCTGGTCGCCCAGCTGGGCACCAGCCTCGCCATGGACATGGCCAAAGACCGCGCCAAGCTCTACGGCTTCCTGCTGCTGTCCCTGGTATTCAGCGCCAGCACCACCGTGCTCCTGGCCCAGCTGACCAGCCTCGACGAGTACGTCTGCGCCACCATCGGCACGCTCGCTGGCGCGATCCCGCCCCTGTGGACCCTCAGGGCGGCCGTGAAGCTGATCGGGCAGAAGTACAACGTCGACCTCGGCGAACTCACGAACCCCGGCGGCCCCGCGGCCCCGAAGAAGGAAGGTGACCCCACGTGATCATCGAAGGGTACTGGCTCAAGCTCATGTGGGCAGTCCTGGCCGGCGGATGGTTCCTGTCCGCCCTGGTCCGACTGCTGCTCACGGCGCTGTCCTGGCCGGAACAGCGCATGTGGCGACTGTTCACCGTCTTCGTGCACGCCGTGGCGGGCGTGTTCTTCGTGTG encodes:
- a CDS encoding SGNH/GDSL hydrolase family protein; its protein translation is MIVLLALGGSVGACDVAVVGDSTAEEDILTVPGLTWVAQWRSSLTDTEICNFALGGRSLAHFVKPHFLGATAEPEQWWEGFGPRHPGDRSWIIPGKSWMTTVRDSHPRTLVMAWGLNEIWEGAADGSFVTMYRDRLRSVVTQTRAWQPAPRIVLLTSLELQPDPAVMEAVPPSRLAAINDVTRQVAAESGSMLIDVNRAWRAYPKPSRLLDKSMGGNGISHPSTLGHLLISRIVMLSPLLPISHH
- a CDS encoding right-handed parallel beta-helix repeat-containing protein, which translates into the protein MTGAEAGQVWERVAGGGVLRRPELEAAAATDVQEARDLAQQADGRAAGAQTLAEQADTKAERASNALGNLHLSTLNTRSQADGPQFVDGNRWVWQPGGTPNGGTVVSAADGGMWMREVSGALTPEMFGAAGDGVTDDTAAIIAVMAASTNQVVEYRRPYLIKPTSTINVPASSTHRMSGAGRLILGANTQLGTDAMTLRYVLTILTDDVHLENWVMDGQRTLQTHRLAGIVAYNARRPRLVRPRLYAWTGFGYLLQNCPGALVDDATVTDCGMMPGMAGEDPAATAGGAVGMDANLTPADPYYAAGCIVRGGTYSYNGLDGLSMSTPGGRAEGITALHNGQGDTVQSLSIGAAGIYYLAGADTTITGCTAAYNSGNGIDTGPNSSLVPRVKILNNTCFSNGSAGIQADDVAGVVIEGNTCFNNGQRGFNNQKAGIILASFGQVQGATIRNNRCYDDQGNAQTQTWGLGVGTSLTGGFSISNLLIEGNDFAGNKLGAIGSDAPSAPYGLVTSGYISARRNLGHLPNAVLPAGNTALNPINEYMFITPQGAGSTITFITPGRQGDMLILKSLGNTVTLKATGGNLALMGGTDKALGAGQTATLLYDGGAWSQVAGG